From one Oncorhynchus clarkii lewisi isolate Uvic-CL-2024 chromosome 6, UVic_Ocla_1.0, whole genome shotgun sequence genomic stretch:
- the LOC139412342 gene encoding leucine-rich repeat transmembrane neuronal protein 4-like, translating to MSSRVWDRRLSCLFLLTSFLLLLSKGERMCPASCRCEGKIVYCESGIFQDIPENISTGCQGLSLRFNRLATLLPYQFAHLNQLIWLYLDHNSITAIDSLVFQGVRRLKELILSSNKITLLHNKALNAVPNLRNLDFSYNQLHSLQPGHFYGLRKLQNLHLRSNGLSSIPVRTFLECRSLEFLDLGYNHLRTLFRTTFLGLFKLKELHLEHNQFSRFNLFLFPRLSNLQVLYLQWNRIRAVNQGLPWIWHTLQKLDLSGNDIQILDPAVFQCMPNLQILHLESNKLSNMSQDVVSAWVSLTTISLVGNAWDCSPTICPLVTWLKNFRGSKDIKIICSSPKSVQGDRVMDIVRNYTVCVNISVEEQTTAMIMRQTTASVVDIKKPTTPPPSTTTTTQEKDTRESILMTSISPESSSFFPELEFEHMAFHKIIAGSVALFLSVSLILLVIYVSWKRYPNSMRQLQQHSVNRKHRKKARKQKLNLNSQLQEYYLTYTNSQTMDALVNETRAYTCTISGSRECETPTSAPSMLCLLVLVWEGHVFMLCNRQGKEQGRQPLSKQLPQRKGK from the exons ATGA GTTCCCGAGTTTGGGACAGGAGGCTGTCATGTCTTTTTCTCCTGACGTCTTTTCTTCTGCTGCTCAGCAAGGGGGAGAGAATGTGCCCAGCAAGTTGTCGCTGTGAAGGAAAGATTGTTTATTGCGAGTCTGGCATTTTTCAAGACATTCCAGAAAACATCTCTACTGGATGCCAGGGTCTGTCCCTGCGCTTCAACCGCTTAGCGACTCTGCTGCCTTACCAATTCGCTCATCTCAACCAGCTCATCTGGCTCTACCTGGACCACAATTCCATCACCGCCATAGATAGCTTAGTCTTTCAGGGCGTGCGTAGGCTCAAAGAACTGATTCTTAGCTCCAACAAGATCACACTTTTACACAATAAGGCTCTCAATGCTGTACCAAACCTGCGTAATCTTGATTTTTCCTACAACCAGCTACACTCTTTGCAGCCAGGTCATTTCTATGGTCTGCGTAAGCTCCAAAACCTTCACCTACGGTCCAATGGTCTCAGCAGTATACCTGTACGGACTTTTCTGGAGTGTCGTAGCCTGGAGTTCCTGGACCTGGGTTACAATCACCTACGCACCCTATTCCGCACCACCTTCTTGGGGCTGTTCAAGTTGAAAGAGCTTCATCTGGAGCATAATCAATTTTCAAGGTTTAATTTGTTTCTTTTCCCACGCCTTAGCAATCTACAGGTCCTCTACTTGCAATGGAACCGGATACGAGCCGTCAATCAGGGCCTGCCATGGATCTGGCATACACTGCAGAAATTAGACCTCTCAGGAAATGACATCCAGATCCTGGACCCAGCTGTTTTCCAGTGTATGCCAAACTTACAAATACTCCATCTTGAATCCAACAAGCTGAGCAACATGTCTCAGGATGTGGTTTCAGCCTGGGTCTCCCTCACCACCATCAGCCTGGTGGGTAATGCCTGGGACTGCAGCCCTACCATCTGCCCCCTGGTGACCTGGCTGAAGAACTTCAGAGGCTCAAAGGACATCAAAATTATATGCAGCAGCCCCAAGTCAGTTCAGGGAGACAGAGTAATGGACATAGTGAGGAACTACACAGTCTGTGTGAACATATCAGTTGAAGAGCAAACCACAGCTATGATCATGAGGCAAACCACAGCCTCAGTTGTGGACATCAAAAAGCCTACCACACCTCCTCCTTCCACGACcacaacaacccagg AAAAAGACACAAGGGAGTCCATACTCATGACCTCAATCTCTCCAGAATCCTCATCATTTTTCCCAGAACTAGAGTTTGAGCATATGGCCTTCCATAAAATCATTGCAGGCAGTGTAGCCCTATTTCTCTCTGTGTCATTGATTCTGCTGGTAATTTATGTCTCATGGAAGCGCTACCCCAATAGCATGAGGCAGCTGCAGCAGCACTCAGTCAACCGCAAGCACAGAAAAAAGGCCCGGAAGCAGAAGCTTAACCTTAACTCTCAGTTACAAGAGTATTATTTGACTTATACAAACTCTCAGACCATGGATGCATTGGTAAATGAGACAAGGGCCTACACCTGCACAATCTCAGGATCCAGAGAATGTGAG ACACCTACTTCAGCTCCCTCCATGCTGTGTCTGCTTGTGTTGGTGTGGGAGGGTCATGTGTTCATGCTGTGTAACAGGCAAGGGAAAGAACAGGGGCGACAGCCACTCAGCAAACAG CTCCCGCAACGGAAAGGAAAATAA